One genomic region from Candidatus Abyssobacteria bacterium SURF_5 encodes:
- a CDS encoding ATP-binding protein, with product MLAKVFSSSVFGVDAFQVEVEVDLGGGLPHYTIVGLPDNAVKESRERVIAALKNSGYYLPNRRITINLAPADVRKEGSSFDLPIAVAILAASEQIKTAKFLDYYIAGELSLDGAIRGIAGVLSMALQTAKSGKRGLVIPADNAAEAAVVEKIEVIPVKKLRELVDFLDDFTPIQPHRIDVDSAFQQSSQYDIDFTDVKGQAHVKRALEVAAAGGHNVLMIGPPGSGKTMLAKRLATILPDMTLDEAHEITKIHSISGLMPPGKALIATRTFRSPHHTISDVALVGGGNYPRPGEVSLAHNGVLFLDEFPEFSRKALAALREPLEEGAVTISRAAYSLTFPADFMLAAAMNPCPCGNFGDPRRECTCQPWQVQRYIGKISGPLLDRIDMHMEVPALKLTDLQTTEPSGEPSSVIRTRVQKARDLQRERYKSDKICCNSQMGARQVKKYCTATDDAKDLLKAAILNLGISARAYDRILKVSRTIADLAESGTIRAEHISEAIQYRSFDRGLWR from the coding sequence ATGCTCGCAAAAGTATTCAGCAGTTCCGTCTTTGGAGTGGACGCGTTTCAGGTTGAGGTGGAGGTGGATCTCGGCGGCGGCCTCCCGCATTATACAATCGTCGGATTGCCGGATAATGCGGTCAAGGAGAGCCGCGAGCGCGTCATCGCCGCCCTCAAAAACTCCGGCTATTACCTCCCGAACCGGCGCATCACCATAAATCTTGCGCCCGCCGACGTGCGCAAGGAGGGCTCCTCGTTCGATCTGCCGATCGCGGTTGCGATCCTCGCCGCATCGGAACAGATCAAGACCGCCAAATTCCTCGACTATTACATCGCGGGCGAGCTCTCTCTCGACGGCGCGATCCGCGGGATCGCCGGCGTCCTCTCGATGGCGCTGCAAACGGCTAAATCGGGCAAGCGCGGGCTCGTCATACCCGCCGATAATGCAGCCGAGGCCGCCGTCGTCGAAAAGATCGAAGTCATTCCCGTCAAAAAACTGCGCGAACTGGTCGATTTCCTCGACGACTTCACGCCAATCCAGCCGCACCGCATCGACGTCGATTCCGCCTTCCAGCAAAGCTCGCAGTACGATATTGATTTCACCGACGTGAAGGGACAGGCACACGTCAAGCGCGCGCTCGAAGTCGCTGCCGCCGGCGGGCACAACGTGCTGATGATCGGGCCGCCCGGCTCCGGCAAGACCATGCTCGCAAAGCGCCTGGCGACGATCCTGCCCGATATGACGCTCGATGAGGCGCACGAGATCACCAAGATCCACAGCATCAGCGGACTCATGCCGCCTGGCAAGGCGCTCATCGCCACGCGCACGTTCCGCTCGCCGCATCATACCATCTCCGACGTTGCCCTCGTCGGCGGCGGAAATTATCCGCGCCCGGGTGAGGTCAGCCTCGCGCACAACGGAGTCCTCTTTCTCGACGAGTTTCCCGAGTTCAGCCGCAAGGCGCTCGCCGCTCTGCGCGAACCGCTCGAGGAGGGTGCCGTCACTATCTCGCGCGCCGCCTACTCGCTCACGTTCCCGGCCGATTTCATGCTTGCCGCCGCGATGAACCCCTGCCCGTGCGGTAACTTTGGCGATCCGCGCCGCGAGTGCACGTGCCAGCCGTGGCAGGTTCAAAGATATATCGGGAAGATTTCAGGCCCACTCCTCGACCGCATCGACATGCATATGGAAGTGCCGGCGCTGAAGCTCACCGACCTGCAGACCACTGAGCCGTCGGGCGAGCCGTCATCCGTCATCCGCACGCGCGTGCAGAAAGCGCGCGACCTCCAGCGCGAGCGCTACAAGTCGGACAAGATCTGCTGCAACTCTCAGATGGGCGCCAGGCAAGTGAAGAAATATTGCACCGCGACCGACGATGCCAAAGACCTCCTCAAGGCCGCCATCCTCAATCTCGGCATCTCCGCCCGCGCCTACGACCGCATCCTCAAGGTCTCGCGAACTATCGCAGATCTGGCAGAGTCAGGCACAATCAGAGCGGAGCATATCAGTGAGGCGATACAATATCGCTCATTCGATAGAGGGTTATGGCGATAG
- a CDS encoding hydrogenase iron-sulfur subunit: MTALRNILSSEIWESRRVMRALCSRVAYPQSGCRLCTESCPADSIVFKDGYPHVGAGCLECGACISSCPNGVFLPRQNRDIDILLPLVPSIKKRELQTIHYRCSNATGASRSAVQLNCLGRLTEFLLVAPLVFGAERIVLAKGDCGNCRYSRTISHQDKIITASRLLARAIGIEPNKIALAETGAPEEISDAHVPPPDRLARRAFFTSIKSKSAGLAGMLLASGRTIEQDQRAQVRQHNWRRTNLLAILSRLECRAELEVQQDILPAAEITVGHECTGCGLCSCICPTGALKNSMKEDLFEITFEAHLCTACGNCEQACRFKAIRSSNTFNLKRLFDQKPQTLLRAAMKSCDSCGAGFIHSENDICELCRAETPKLAF, encoded by the coding sequence GTGACCGCTTTGCGCAACATCCTCTCATCCGAGATATGGGAGAGCAGGAGAGTCATGCGGGCGCTGTGCAGCCGGGTCGCCTATCCGCAATCCGGCTGCCGGCTCTGCACGGAATCCTGTCCGGCTGACTCGATCGTGTTCAAGGATGGATACCCGCATGTCGGCGCCGGATGCCTCGAATGCGGCGCCTGTATCTCCTCATGTCCCAACGGCGTCTTCCTCCCGCGACAAAATCGCGACATCGATATCCTGCTCCCGCTCGTGCCCTCGATAAAGAAGCGGGAACTGCAAACGATCCACTACAGGTGCTCGAATGCAACCGGGGCGAGCCGATCCGCTGTCCAGCTTAACTGTCTGGGAAGGCTCACCGAGTTTCTGCTTGTCGCACCGCTCGTTTTTGGAGCCGAACGTATTGTGCTTGCGAAGGGGGATTGCGGCAACTGCCGCTACTCTCGCACAATCTCGCACCAGGACAAAATCATCACCGCTTCAAGATTGCTTGCGCGCGCAATCGGAATCGAGCCGAATAAGATCGCGTTGGCGGAAACAGGCGCTCCTGAAGAGATTTCGGATGCGCACGTTCCGCCGCCAGACCGGCTCGCCCGGCGCGCCTTTTTCACAAGCATCAAATCGAAATCCGCCGGTTTGGCTGGAATGTTACTCGCGTCCGGACGCACTATCGAGCAGGATCAGCGCGCGCAAGTGCGGCAACATAATTGGAGAAGGACGAATCTGCTGGCGATCTTGTCGAGACTGGAGTGCCGCGCCGAGCTTGAAGTCCAGCAAGACATTTTGCCGGCCGCGGAAATAACTGTCGGACACGAATGCACCGGATGCGGTCTCTGTTCTTGTATCTGTCCCACGGGCGCCCTCAAGAACTCGATGAAGGAGGATCTGTTCGAGATCACCTTCGAGGCGCACCTCTGCACCGCATGCGGAAACTGCGAGCAAGCCTGCCGCTTCAAAGCGATCCGTTCGAGCAATACGTTCAACCTGAAAAGACTGTTTGACCAAAAACCTCAGACGCTGTTACGGGCCGCCATGAAATCTTGCGATTCATGCGGCGCCGGCTTCATCCACTCGGAAAACGACATCTGCGAATTATGCCGCGCCGAAACCCCTAAACTGGCGTTCTGA
- a CDS encoding 4Fe-4S dicluster domain-containing protein, with product MAQYGWEIDLERCTGCKTCVVACKSENNTPLKTNYRTVITEETGVYPNPKKIFVTMACNHCADPACIESCPVGAITKRASDGIVLIDQDICVGCRYCVWACPYGAPRYNPNTRKVEKCTLCAHRVGEGLNPACVDACVGRAIKYTRDFVPNGIGNAPDRFANPKLTHPSIRFI from the coding sequence ATGGCTCAATACGGATGGGAAATCGACTTGGAACGGTGCACCGGATGCAAGACCTGCGTGGTCGCCTGCAAATCGGAGAATAACACACCGCTGAAGACAAATTATCGGACCGTTATCACCGAAGAAACCGGTGTCTACCCTAACCCGAAGAAAATCTTCGTCACCATGGCGTGCAACCATTGCGCGGATCCCGCCTGCATCGAGTCGTGCCCGGTCGGCGCGATCACCAAACGCGCAAGCGACGGGATCGTGTTGATCGACCAGGACATCTGTGTGGGATGCCGCTACTGCGTGTGGGCCTGTCCGTACGGCGCGCCCCGCTACAATCCGAATACGCGCAAAGTCGAGAAATGCACCCTGTGCGCTCACAGGGTCGGCGAAGGCTTGAATCCTGCCTGTGTGGATGCATGCGTGGGAAGGGCGATCAAGTACACGAGAGACTTCGTGCCGAACGGAATCGGGAATGCGCCTGACCGCTTTGCAAATCCGAAGCTCACGCATCCGTCGATTCGATTCATCTAA
- a CDS encoding molybdopterin oxidoreductase, protein MSKMKRKNSLDSWLNPEFSRRKFIKVSGILASAATVTNFIKPTPAYALTAGEFPPDPLESDAGVDIKYSVCLMCHGSCGIRAKVVDGVLVKIDGNPYHPNCLEPGERLSYATPVNEARNRVGTVCVKGQSGVQTVYNPYRLLGPIKRAPGTKRGEGQWVSITWEQAIDEIAQILSPYADTGTLIDPSAPELGPIANKVLFSPGRLEHGQKEFTDRFFKNQLGTINHRHDHTSICETSHHVAGSLTTDGKNNHFKPDVINCRYILYIGTNPLEAGFPMNPLSRKTMEFKKRGGKMVVVDPRFSNTAAKADQWVPIKPGGDAAFALAMIQYMIGNGRYDGTYLSNANISAALESSPKEYSFTDSTFLVRIVGGRAAAYLRADEAGLPGGTSSEYVILDESNGTAVALPDPANTSNPARRGLLEAPGDSIVVNGHTCKTAFTLLKEQANARTMQQWAELCGISVSVIENIAIEFTSHGKNAVANPYRGPCKHTNGTYNVLCILALNTLIGSMNWKGGNTVGGGHWHEADGKGAPGSVDVTSVPGGATASGIQVTRVKANYETDAPAIFARDGGYPARRPWFPHAQNGNFQEILPSIADRYPYGIDVLFTYWNDMVYTTPAARATYEAILADESLIPHFIAFSLEPDETSCWADYILPDPSYLERWGTPHVAPTIQTKVSSFRQPVVGDFDADMNYTPAVGDTMLIEDFFVAVAKRLGLPGVGAGAFADGDKLDNAWDWYRKLLNNFSAESGVSANEILAKGGIFEGDEAAYDGEYMAHRYQGIIRLFIESLATTKDSMTGEFFDGVPKYEPIKDVMGNELVDDVAQYPFALVTYKPVNHTQSRTIVNPWLVQVLMPENYVEMNASDAGSLGIETGDMVKVSSISNSVGIKGKAKVTQGMRPGVAAISQSYGHWQLNSRPTVTIDGMLQDYDAGRGKGLQGNQVLRLDPVLGNVTLQDKIGGSASFYNSRVRIEKI, encoded by the coding sequence ATGAGCAAGATGAAAAGAAAGAATTCATTGGATAGCTGGTTGAACCCGGAGTTCAGCAGAAGAAAATTCATCAAGGTGAGCGGCATCCTGGCCTCCGCTGCCACCGTAACCAATTTCATAAAGCCGACCCCGGCTTATGCGCTTACCGCAGGTGAATTTCCACCCGACCCGCTCGAATCTGACGCCGGCGTCGATATCAAGTACAGCGTGTGTCTCATGTGCCACGGCTCATGCGGAATTCGCGCCAAAGTGGTCGATGGCGTGCTTGTTAAGATTGACGGCAACCCCTACCATCCGAACTGCCTCGAGCCGGGCGAGCGGCTATCCTATGCCACCCCCGTCAATGAGGCCAGAAACAGAGTCGGTACCGTATGCGTCAAAGGGCAAAGCGGTGTCCAGACCGTCTATAATCCGTACCGGCTGCTCGGCCCGATCAAGCGGGCGCCGGGCACCAAACGAGGCGAAGGGCAATGGGTCAGCATTACGTGGGAACAAGCGATAGACGAGATCGCCCAGATCCTCTCGCCGTATGCGGACACCGGAACTCTCATAGATCCGTCCGCCCCTGAACTCGGGCCCATCGCCAACAAGGTGCTCTTCTCGCCGGGCCGCCTCGAACACGGGCAGAAGGAGTTCACCGATCGCTTCTTCAAAAACCAACTGGGAACGATCAACCATAGACACGACCATACGAGCATCTGCGAAACCAGCCATCACGTGGCCGGAAGCCTCACCACCGACGGCAAAAACAATCATTTCAAACCCGACGTTATCAACTGCCGCTACATCCTCTATATCGGCACAAATCCACTGGAAGCCGGATTCCCGATGAATCCGCTGTCGCGGAAAACGATGGAATTCAAGAAGCGCGGAGGAAAAATGGTAGTCGTCGACCCGCGCTTCTCGAATACAGCCGCCAAGGCCGACCAGTGGGTTCCCATCAAGCCCGGCGGCGATGCCGCATTCGCGCTCGCGATGATCCAGTACATGATCGGCAACGGCCGGTATGACGGCACATATCTCAGCAATGCCAATATTTCGGCGGCGCTCGAATCGTCGCCAAAAGAATATTCCTTCACCGACTCCACCTTCCTTGTCCGGATTGTCGGCGGAAGAGCTGCCGCCTATTTGCGGGCGGACGAAGCAGGACTGCCCGGAGGCACGAGCAGCGAATACGTTATCCTCGACGAATCAAACGGAACGGCTGTTGCGCTACCCGATCCGGCAAATACGTCGAATCCCGCAAGGCGCGGTCTGCTCGAAGCGCCCGGCGACTCGATCGTGGTCAACGGGCACACGTGCAAGACCGCCTTCACGCTCCTCAAGGAACAGGCAAACGCGAGGACGATGCAGCAATGGGCTGAGCTCTGCGGGATTTCCGTGTCGGTAATCGAGAACATCGCGATTGAGTTCACCAGCCATGGCAAGAACGCGGTCGCTAACCCTTATCGGGGTCCATGCAAACACACAAATGGAACCTATAACGTTCTCTGCATCCTCGCGCTCAACACGCTCATCGGAAGCATGAACTGGAAAGGCGGCAATACCGTCGGCGGAGGCCACTGGCACGAAGCCGACGGAAAAGGCGCGCCCGGTTCGGTCGATGTCACCAGCGTGCCCGGAGGAGCGACGGCATCGGGAATCCAGGTGACACGGGTCAAGGCGAATTACGAGACCGATGCACCCGCAATCTTCGCGAGAGACGGAGGCTATCCGGCGCGACGCCCCTGGTTCCCGCACGCGCAGAACGGCAATTTCCAGGAGATTCTGCCCAGTATCGCCGATCGATACCCCTATGGGATCGACGTGCTCTTCACCTACTGGAACGACATGGTGTACACTACGCCCGCCGCCAGAGCCACCTATGAGGCCATTCTGGCCGACGAAAGCCTGATCCCGCACTTCATCGCTTTCTCGCTCGAGCCAGACGAAACCTCCTGTTGGGCCGATTATATCTTGCCCGATCCCTCCTATCTCGAAAGATGGGGAACTCCCCACGTTGCCCCCACGATCCAGACCAAGGTGAGTTCATTCAGGCAACCGGTGGTCGGCGACTTTGATGCTGACATGAACTATACTCCCGCGGTCGGCGATACGATGTTGATCGAGGACTTCTTTGTCGCCGTCGCAAAGAGACTCGGGCTGCCGGGAGTCGGCGCCGGAGCGTTTGCCGACGGAGACAAACTCGACAACGCCTGGGACTGGTACCGTAAACTGTTGAACAATTTCTCCGCGGAAAGCGGCGTTTCGGCAAACGAGATATTGGCCAAGGGAGGCATTTTTGAAGGAGACGAAGCCGCTTACGACGGCGAGTACATGGCGCACCGCTACCAGGGCATCATCCGCCTGTTCATCGAGAGCCTGGCAACGACAAAGGACTCGATGACCGGCGAATTCTTCGATGGTGTCCCGAAGTATGAGCCGATCAAGGACGTGATGGGTAATGAGCTCGTCGATGACGTTGCCCAGTACCCCTTCGCGCTGGTCACATACAAGCCGGTCAACCACACGCAATCGCGCACCATCGTGAATCCCTGGCTGGTTCAGGTGCTGATGCCCGAGAACTATGTCGAAATGAACGCATCCGATGCCGGGTCGCTCGGCATCGAGACCGGCGACATGGTCAAGGTCTCGTCCATCTCCAACTCAGTCGGGATCAAAGGCAAGGCGAAGGTGACGCAGGGAATGCGGCCCGGAGTCGCAGCCATCTCTCAAAGCTACGGCCACTGGCAGCTCAACTCAAGGCCGACCGTCACCATCGATGGGATGCTTCAGGATTACGACGCCGGACGAGGCAAGGGACTGCAGGGTAACCAGGTCCTGCGCCTGGACCCGGTCCTCGGCAATGTGACACTGCAAGATAAGATCGGCGGGAGCGCAAGCTTCTACAACTCAAGAGTCAGGATCGAAAAGATCTAG
- a CDS encoding acyclic terpene utilization AtuA family protein has protein sequence MEEIRIFSPTAILGYGYPNSSLEEAMRRKPHVIAVDGGSTDGGPYYLGMQLGEGGGGGGFIEMLSRDVGPLLRAAMDADIPLIIGSAGFAGAELHLQGTVMVIRNLAEEMGLHFKMAVIHAEIEKEYVKAKLRAGKVEPLGPAPALNEDEVDASVRIVGQMGVEPFVKALEAGAQVIVAGRSNDPSMFAALPFIRNYDKGLSLHLAKILECAAIAAEPGSGSDSMMGVLRRDHFLVEPTSPERRCTVTSVAAHSLYEKSDPLRLYGPGGTVNLSAVKFEQHDERTVKVTGSRYEPVPYKIKLEGSKKIGYRTVCIAGVRDPGTIQKIDVLIGETRRRVAEQFSEHKDSYRLMFHVYGRDGVMEDLEPVRAAAHELGLVIEAIGPTQSIASGVCAYAHTIMLHHGFPGRISTAGNLAFPFSPLDIPAGPVYEFNVYHLVEEDDPCRLFPMDIVEV, from the coding sequence ATGGAAGAGATACGCATCTTTTCGCCGACGGCCATTTTGGGATACGGCTACCCGAACTCGTCGCTGGAGGAGGCGATGAGACGCAAGCCGCACGTGATAGCAGTCGACGGCGGCTCGACCGACGGCGGTCCGTATTATCTCGGGATGCAGCTTGGAGAAGGCGGCGGGGGCGGCGGCTTTATCGAGATGCTCTCGCGCGACGTCGGCCCGCTGCTTCGGGCGGCGATGGATGCCGATATCCCGCTCATCATCGGGTCGGCCGGTTTCGCCGGCGCGGAGCTGCACCTGCAGGGCACGGTGATGGTGATCCGCAATCTGGCGGAAGAAATGGGGCTTCACTTCAAGATGGCGGTCATTCATGCCGAGATCGAGAAGGAATACGTAAAGGCCAAGCTGCGCGCGGGCAAAGTAGAACCGCTCGGGCCGGCGCCTGCGCTCAATGAGGACGAGGTCGACGCGAGCGTTCGCATAGTCGGGCAGATGGGAGTCGAGCCGTTTGTGAAGGCGCTCGAAGCGGGCGCGCAGGTGATCGTTGCCGGCAGGTCGAACGATCCGAGCATGTTCGCCGCGCTCCCGTTTATCCGGAATTATGATAAGGGGCTTTCGCTGCACCTTGCGAAAATCCTCGAATGCGCAGCCATCGCAGCCGAGCCCGGCAGCGGAAGCGACTCGATGATGGGGGTGCTGAGGCGCGATCATTTCCTGGTCGAGCCGACCAGCCCCGAGCGCAGATGCACTGTCACCTCGGTCGCCGCACACAGCCTGTATGAAAAATCAGACCCGCTGCGGCTGTATGGGCCGGGCGGAACCGTGAACCTGTCGGCGGTCAAGTTCGAGCAGCACGACGAGCGAACAGTGAAGGTGACCGGCAGCCGATATGAGCCGGTTCCGTATAAGATCAAGCTCGAAGGCTCGAAGAAAATCGGTTACCGGACCGTCTGCATCGCCGGCGTGCGCGATCCCGGCACGATCCAGAAGATAGACGTACTCATTGGCGAGACCAGGCGGCGCGTGGCGGAACAATTTTCCGAGCACAAGGATTCATACAGACTGATGTTTCATGTGTACGGCCGCGACGGCGTGATGGAAGACCTCGAACCGGTAAGAGCGGCGGCGCACGAGCTGGGCCTCGTCATAGAGGCGATCGGGCCGACTCAATCGATCGCGAGCGGCGTGTGCGCTTACGCCCACACGATCATGCTGCACCATGGCTTTCCCGGCCGCATCTCGACCGCCGGCAACCTCGCGTTTCCATTTTCGCCGCTCGACATCCCTGCGGGCCCGGTCTATGAATTCAATGTCTATCATCTGGTCGAGGAGGACGACCCCTGCCGGCTGTTCCCGATGGATATTGTCGAGGTGTAA
- a CDS encoding DUF4387 domain-containing protein has product MKTRNITELARVIRSKNAGPFELTFDIIFTDADTYERVKRSGVIRPELFAELYRIPVEKVLNFCFFDPAHAVKATIARSISSGTAGDNDVFGAQQHAPLLQVEIPWD; this is encoded by the coding sequence ATGAAGACGAGAAACATAACGGAGCTTGCGCGCGTTATCAGGAGCAAGAATGCGGGCCCGTTCGAATTGACGTTCGACATCATTTTCACGGATGCCGACACGTACGAGAGAGTGAAGAGGAGCGGAGTGATCAGGCCGGAACTGTTCGCCGAGCTTTACCGGATTCCGGTCGAGAAGGTGCTCAACTTCTGCTTCTTCGATCCTGCGCATGCAGTGAAAGCGACGATTGCGCGCTCGATCAGTTCCGGCACTGCGGGCGATAACGATGTATTCGGAGCACAACAGCACGCGCCGCTGTTGCAGGTCGAGATCCCGTGGGACTAG
- a CDS encoding YjbQ family protein: MLEKISVSSTTREEFIDITDSVQAAVKKAGVKEGLCVVYVPHTTAGVTVNENADPSVRVDILSALDRLIPRNDPKYRHAEGNSDGHIKSSLVGFSHAIPISGGSLTLGTWQGIFFCEFDGPRRRSVYVQVVLAEAKR, translated from the coding sequence ATGCTTGAAAAAATTTCCGTTTCCAGCACGACGAGGGAAGAGTTTATCGACATAACCGATTCAGTCCAGGCGGCCGTAAAGAAAGCCGGAGTAAAAGAAGGATTATGCGTGGTGTATGTGCCGCACACGACAGCAGGGGTGACAGTTAATGAAAACGCCGATCCGAGCGTGCGCGTGGATATCCTGTCGGCTCTCGATCGCCTCATTCCAAGGAATGATCCGAAGTACCGCCATGCCGAGGGCAATTCCGACGGCCATATCAAATCGTCGCTCGTCGGCTTTTCGCACGCGATCCCGATTTCCGGCGGGTCCTTGACTCTCGGCACGTGGCAAGGCATCTTTTTTTGCGAGTTCGACGGACCGCGCCGGCGATCGGTGTATGTGCAGGTGGTTCTCGCGGAAGCAAAGAGATGA
- the rlmN gene encoding 23S rRNA (adenine(2503)-C(2))-methyltransferase RlmN codes for MSTVGQDRPDLLAMLPEEVDALFLDIGLPRYRSAQVVEWLYVHGARSFDEMTNLPKSLRETLSKDLTITNLQTLKVAVSRDRTKKFLFGLTDGAAIETVLLPEGERSTACISTQVGCAFGCLFCASGAGGLARNLTAGEIVDQARKAKFDADAGRLTNIVVMGMGEPLANYEATTKAVRIFLHERGLALGGRRITISTAGFVPGIRRLAADDLPVRVALSLHAADNRTRNKLMPINRKYPLEQVIDSCTELGRRRTPLTLEYMLIFEINDSFDDAARLADIAHALKAKVNLIPYNPVPGGRYRAPSEERVLRFQARLREAGVLAFIRRSRGTDIDAACGQLRQSASREGHG; via the coding sequence ATGAGTACAGTGGGACAAGATCGCCCCGATCTGCTCGCAATGTTGCCCGAGGAAGTGGACGCCCTCTTTCTCGATATCGGTCTGCCGCGATATCGGTCGGCGCAGGTTGTCGAATGGCTCTACGTGCATGGCGCTCGCTCTTTTGATGAAATGACGAACCTGCCAAAAAGCCTTCGCGAGACGCTTTCGAAGGATCTGACGATCACAAATTTGCAGACTCTGAAAGTCGCCGTCTCGAGAGACCGAACCAAGAAGTTTCTGTTCGGACTCACTGACGGCGCCGCCATCGAGACCGTTCTTCTGCCGGAAGGCGAGCGCAGCACTGCCTGTATTTCGACACAGGTAGGCTGCGCGTTCGGGTGTCTGTTCTGCGCGAGCGGCGCGGGTGGGCTGGCCCGGAACCTTACGGCCGGCGAGATTGTCGATCAGGCGCGCAAGGCGAAATTTGATGCGGATGCCGGACGATTGACGAATATCGTGGTGATGGGAATGGGGGAACCTCTTGCGAACTACGAGGCCACCACGAAGGCGGTGCGCATCTTTCTCCATGAGCGGGGGCTTGCGCTCGGCGGGCGCCGCATAACGATTTCGACGGCAGGTTTTGTCCCCGGCATCAGGCGATTGGCCGCCGATGATCTGCCGGTTCGCGTCGCGCTTTCGCTGCATGCCGCCGATAACAGGACTCGCAACAAACTGATGCCGATCAATCGGAAGTACCCCCTCGAGCAGGTCATCGATTCGTGTACGGAGCTGGGGCGCCGGCGAACTCCGCTGACGCTCGAATACATGCTCATCTTTGAGATAAACGATTCGTTTGACGATGCGGCGCGGCTGGCCGATATTGCGCACGCGCTGAAGGCGAAGGTAAACCTGATCCCTTATAATCCCGTTCCCGGAGGCAGATACCGCGCACCGTCCGAGGAACGCGTTTTGCGCTTCCAGGCGAGACTGAGGGAGGCCGGGGTGCTTGCTTTCATCCGGCGTTCCCGCGGCACGGACATCGATGCCGCTTGCGGGCAGCTTCGCCAATCGGCTTCGCGAGAGGGGCACGGTTGA
- a CDS encoding phosphatase PAP2 family protein — MSLKGKNTLEQISRQIYVSDIINIVFVAFLLVVAVVFSDRVQNPKLLIMLYSAMLAAAFSLILFVRPESGSVLYFLRRWYPMAFVILAFFSLGWVVHYVLPYDIDSQLIEIDLLLFRVHPTVFLSQFMNPYAVDLLEICYASFYFLPVILGFALYRKRKMREFEMFAIIACLGFYLSDIGNLLFPARGPSQTLTAYHVIPLEGKWVGGFIRTLIYTLEPYRYDCFPSGHVAVTLLTVVLAYRFERRLFWWMLPISIGLVFSTVYLRYHYVIDIFAGAALSGVILTGAEAVQRVWPRVRQFKARSLFFQTSYADKDIS; from the coding sequence ATGAGTTTGAAGGGTAAAAATACACTGGAGCAGATAAGCCGGCAGATTTACGTTTCGGATATTATCAATATAGTTTTTGTGGCTTTTCTCCTGGTGGTGGCGGTCGTGTTTTCCGACCGCGTGCAAAATCCCAAGTTGCTGATCATGCTGTACAGCGCAATGCTGGCGGCGGCTTTCTCGTTGATCTTGTTTGTGCGTCCGGAGTCGGGCTCAGTTCTGTACTTCCTGCGGCGATGGTATCCGATGGCGTTTGTAATTTTAGCATTTTTCAGCCTCGGCTGGGTGGTGCATTACGTCCTGCCATACGACATCGACTCTCAATTGATCGAAATCGACCTGTTACTCTTTCGAGTTCATCCGACGGTTTTCCTGTCGCAGTTCATGAACCCGTACGCGGTTGACCTTCTTGAAATCTGTTACGCGAGCTTCTATTTTCTGCCGGTCATCCTCGGCTTTGCGTTGTACCGAAAAAGGAAGATGCGTGAATTCGAGATGTTTGCGATTATTGCCTGTCTGGGATTCTATCTGTCGGATATCGGCAACCTTCTATTTCCCGCGCGGGGTCCGTCTCAGACGCTTACGGCATATCATGTGATTCCGCTCGAGGGGAAATGGGTGGGCGGTTTCATCCGGACGCTGATCTACACGCTCGAGCCGTACCGGTACGACTGCTTCCCCAGCGGTCACGTGGCGGTGACACTGCTGACGGTCGTTCTTGCATATCGCTTTGAGCGGCGCCTGTTCTGGTGGATGCTGCCGATATCAATCGGTTTGGTGTTTTCCACCGTGTACCTGCGCTATCACTACGTGATTGACATTTTCGCAGGGGCGGCACTGTCCGGCGTTATCCTGACGGGGGCCGAAGCCGTTCAGCGGGTATGGCCGCGAGTTCGCCAGTTCAAAGCGAGAAGCCTTTTCTTTCAGACTTCCTACGCAGATAAGGACATTTCGTAG